The Saprospiraceae bacterium genome includes a window with the following:
- a CDS encoding Txe/YoeB family addiction module toxin, translated as MRVLVYEPNAADDLEYWATNNLKVLKKIIELIHFCRKSPFEGLGKPEPLRHHLKGYWSRRINEEHRLIYKVDDEKITIISCKDHY; from the coding sequence ATAAGAGTTCTAGTTTATGAACCAAATGCTGCTGATGATTTAGAATATTGGGCTACAAATAATCTTAAAGTTTTAAAAAAGATAATTGAATTAATACATTTTTGCAGAAAATCTCCCTTTGAAGGTCTTGGGAAACCAGAACCGTTAAGACACCATTTAAAAGGATATTGGTCTAGGCGCATCAATGAAGAACATAGGCTGATATATAAAGTTGACGATGAAAAAATTACCATCATTTCATGTAAAGATCATTATTGA
- a CDS encoding UDP-glucose/GDP-mannose dehydrogenase family protein gives MKIAVVGTGYVGLVSGTCFAESGNYVTCVDIDATKVEKMKNGYVPIYEPGLEILFERNTKAGRLHFTTDLADGIKDAKIIFLALPTPPGADGSADLSFVLKVAKDLSEIITDYKVIVDKSTVPVGTAERVEAVLREKLDHTLFDVVSNPEFLREGVAVEDFMKPDRVVVGTSSDKAKKIMTALYEPFVRQGNPIIFMDERSAEMTKYAANSYLATRITFMNEIANLCERLGADVDMVRKGMGSDSRIGKRFLFPGVGYGGSCFPKDVQALAKTAQENEYDFKILKAVMHVNELQKEILSSKILKYFNGDLTGKTIGVWGLAFKPNTDDIREAPALTIISRLLNKGAKVKAYDPEAMDNVKQIFGNKIEFSSNEYDAIHDVDALAIVTEWNEFRTPDFDKMKQIMRAPVIFDGRNIYDVQVTRDLGFYYDSIGR, from the coding sequence ATGAAAATAGCAGTAGTAGGGACAGGATATGTAGGTCTCGTATCGGGCACTTGTTTTGCCGAGTCAGGAAATTATGTGACGTGTGTGGACATCGACGCCACCAAAGTTGAAAAAATGAAAAATGGTTATGTACCAATTTACGAACCAGGTTTAGAGATACTTTTTGAACGCAATACCAAGGCAGGCCGCCTTCACTTTACCACTGATCTGGCAGATGGTATCAAAGATGCTAAAATCATATTTCTGGCACTACCAACACCTCCGGGAGCAGACGGGTCAGCCGATCTTTCTTTTGTATTGAAAGTAGCGAAGGATCTTTCTGAAATCATCACTGATTACAAAGTTATTGTTGATAAAAGTACGGTGCCGGTAGGGACAGCTGAAAGAGTTGAAGCCGTTTTACGTGAGAAATTGGATCATACACTCTTTGATGTGGTGTCCAATCCCGAATTTCTTCGCGAAGGAGTCGCTGTGGAAGACTTTATGAAACCAGATCGGGTAGTGGTAGGCACGTCATCAGATAAAGCTAAGAAAATTATGACAGCCCTTTATGAACCATTTGTACGTCAGGGCAATCCTATCATCTTCATGGATGAGCGCAGTGCAGAAATGACAAAATATGCAGCCAATTCATATCTCGCTACCCGCATCACCTTTATGAATGAAATCGCCAATCTTTGCGAGCGATTAGGTGCAGATGTGGACATGGTGCGTAAAGGTATGGGTTCTGATAGCCGTATTGGCAAAAGATTTTTGTTTCCGGGTGTAGGATATGGAGGATCTTGTTTTCCAAAAGACGTACAGGCACTCGCCAAAACGGCTCAAGAAAATGAATACGATTTTAAGATACTAAAAGCTGTCATGCATGTCAATGAGTTACAAAAGGAGATTCTTTCTTCCAAAATACTGAAATATTTCAATGGCGACCTGACAGGGAAAACCATTGGTGTCTGGGGCCTTGCATTTAAACCAAATACTGATGATATCAGAGAAGCACCGGCACTGACCATCATATCCAGATTGCTCAACAAAGGAGCCAAAGTAAAAGCCTACGATCCGGAAGCAATGGACAATGTCAAACAAATATTTGGTAATAAAATCGAATTTTCATCCAATGAATACGATGCTATACATGATGTTGATGCATTGGCTATCGTTACCGAATGGAACGAATTCCGTACACCGGATTTTGACAAGATGAAACAAATCATGAGGGCTCCTGTCATCTTTGATGGTAGAAATATTTATGATGTGCAAGTGACAAGGGATTTGGGATTTTATTATGATAGTATAGGGAGATAG
- a CDS encoding Uma2 family endonuclease: METILKPFRRSSRDLSIEKYLDKESLSAEKHEYYNGKIRKIPGSSYNHNKIAANIIIAFGQSFEINQLSFEVISSDQKVFIPKLNQVLYPDALIVYQKPEFWNGRKDILLNPILIVEVLSPTTEKYDRHDKFMSYKNIPTFMEYVMVRQETKEVETWFREEPHLWRETTFSDTGDVKLSSIGISISMEKVYKNIEF; encoded by the coding sequence ATGGAGACCATTTTAAAACCATTCAGAAGATCAAGTCGTGACCTTAGTATCGAAAAATACTTGGATAAGGAATCCTTATCGGCTGAAAAGCATGAATATTATAATGGAAAAATAAGAAAAATACCCGGATCATCCTATAATCATAATAAAATAGCTGCAAATATTATCATTGCTTTTGGTCAGTCATTTGAAATTAATCAATTATCTTTTGAAGTAATTTCTAGTGACCAAAAAGTATTTATTCCAAAATTGAATCAAGTATTATATCCCGATGCATTGATCGTCTATCAGAAACCTGAATTTTGGAATGGGAGAAAAGATATATTATTAAACCCTATTCTCATAGTAGAAGTATTGTCACCTACTACTGAAAAGTATGATAGACATGATAAATTTATGTCCTATAAAAACATCCCTACTTTTATGGAATATGTAATGGTCAGGCAAGAGACCAAAGAAGTAGAAACTTGGTTCAGGGAAGAACCTCATCTTTGGAGAGAGACTACTTTTAGCGATACGGGAGATGTAAAATTATCTTCTATTGGTATTTCGATTTCGATGGAAAAGGTTTATAAGAATATAGAATTCTAA